From Pseudomonas fluorescens, one genomic window encodes:
- the murB gene encoding UDP-N-acetylmuramate dehydrogenase encodes MTLLVQSQVSLKPFNSFGVDVRAQLFAQAESDADVREALTYAREHEMPLLVVGGGSNLLLTADIGALVLRMATRGIRQLSDDGQHVVIEAEAGETWHPFVQWTLAQGLSGLENLSLIPGTVGAAPMQNIGAYGVEIKDVFAGLTALDRQTGELRDFSLEDCNFAYRDSLFKQQAGRWVILRVRFVLDRVARLHLDYGPVRQRLTEQGIDQPTASDVSQAICSIRSEKLPDPAVLGNAGSFFKNPLVSAALAAQIRLAHPGLIGYPQADGQVKLAAGWLIEQAGWKGFREGDAGVHRLQSLVLVNYGKASGLELLSLAQRIQKDIAERFNVELEMEPNRY; translated from the coding sequence ATGACATTGCTCGTGCAATCGCAGGTTTCGCTCAAGCCGTTCAACAGCTTTGGCGTGGACGTTCGCGCACAGCTGTTCGCCCAGGCCGAAAGCGATGCCGATGTGCGTGAGGCGCTGACCTATGCGCGCGAGCATGAGATGCCGTTGTTGGTGGTCGGCGGCGGCAGCAATTTGCTGCTGACCGCCGATATCGGGGCGCTGGTGCTGCGCATGGCGACCCGTGGTATCCGTCAATTGAGTGATGACGGCCAGCACGTGGTGATTGAAGCAGAAGCAGGGGAAACCTGGCATCCGTTTGTCCAATGGACGCTGGCTCAGGGTTTGTCGGGGCTGGAGAACCTCAGCTTGATCCCGGGCACGGTGGGAGCAGCGCCGATGCAGAACATCGGTGCCTATGGGGTCGAGATCAAGGACGTGTTCGCCGGCCTGACCGCTCTCGATCGCCAGACCGGCGAGCTGCGGGATTTCAGCCTGGAAGACTGCAACTTCGCCTATCGCGACAGCCTGTTCAAGCAGCAGGCCGGGCGCTGGGTGATCCTGCGGGTGCGCTTTGTCCTTGATCGCGTCGCCCGGCTGCACCTGGACTACGGTCCGGTGCGCCAGCGCCTGACTGAACAGGGTATCGACCAGCCCACGGCCAGCGATGTCAGCCAGGCGATTTGCAGTATCCGCAGCGAAAAACTCCCGGATCCAGCGGTACTGGGTAACGCCGGCAGTTTCTTCAAGAATCCGCTGGTGTCGGCAGCCTTGGCCGCGCAGATCCGTCTGGCCCATCCCGGCCTGATTGGTTATCCACAGGCGGACGGCCAGGTCAAACTGGCGGCCGGCTGGTTAATCGAGCAGGCGGGTTGGAAGGGCTTTCGTGAGGGCGACGCAGGTGTCCATCGCCTGCAATCGCTGGTGCTGGTCAATTATGGAAAGGCCAGCGGGCTTGAGCTGTTGAGCCTGGCACAGCGGATCCAGAAAGACATCGCCGAGCGCTTCAATGTCGAGCTGGAAATGGAACCCAACCGTTATTGA
- a CDS encoding (2Fe-2S)-binding protein codes for MITLKLNGQDHPLDVSEDMPLLWAIRDVAGYSGTKFGCGMGLCGACTIHIDGAPARSCITPVGAVRGQNVNTIDYLHNDPLGQRVQQAWLDTAVAQCGFCQGGQIMSATALLKSNPNPSDEEIETAMVGNICRCGTYNRIKTAIRQVATHLQEAKA; via the coding sequence ATGATTACCTTGAAACTCAATGGTCAGGACCATCCACTCGACGTCAGCGAGGACATGCCGCTGCTCTGGGCGATCCGCGACGTTGCCGGTTACAGCGGCACCAAATTCGGCTGTGGCATGGGTCTGTGCGGTGCCTGCACCATCCATATCGACGGTGCGCCAGCGCGCAGTTGCATCACGCCGGTGGGCGCGGTACGCGGGCAGAACGTCAACACCATCGATTATCTGCACAACGACCCGCTCGGACAGCGGGTGCAGCAAGCCTGGCTGGACACTGCGGTCGCGCAGTGCGGGTTCTGTCAGGGCGGGCAAATCATGTCGGCCACGGCGCTGCTCAAAAGCAATCCCAATCCCAGTGACGAGGAAATCGAAACGGCGATGGTCGGCAATATCTGTCGCTGCGGCACCTATAACCGCATCAAGACCGCGATCCGCCAGGTGGCAACTCATCTGCAGGAGGCCAAGGCATGA
- a CDS encoding xanthine dehydrogenase family protein molybdopterin-binding subunit, protein MNQLPSDFALSNLSRRGFLKGLGATGALVLAASWGWQDALAEGKQFGADGMPNGWVDDPKVYVSIASDGRVTVVCNRSEMGQGVRTSLSMVVADELEADWAQVSVRQAPGDEVRFGNQDTDGSRSMRHWYEPMRRCGAAARSMLEQAAADQWQVPVGECRAQLHKVVHQPSGRELGYGALAEAAAALPVPARDSLRLKQPGEFRYIGKESVRAIDGEDIVNGRAVYGADVHFEGMLFATVARPAVYGGTVKSFDASAAIKVPGVIKVMQIESRPIPSEFQPLGGIAVVASNTWAAIKGREALKIVWNDGPNAGYDSIAYRKELESASLKPGKVVRSTGNIDEALNAADSVLEASYYLPHLAQSPMEPMVAVARFKDGHCEAWAPSQAPQVTRERIAERLGIAFDKVTVNVTLLGGGFGRKSKPDFVLEAAILAKAFPGKALRVQWTREDDIHNSYFHTVSVEYLKASLNKDGMPSGWLHRTVAPSITALFAPGMNHEAAFELGMGFTNMAYAIPNVRLENPEAAAHTRVGWYRSVSNIPHGFAIQSFVDELAHKAGQDPLKYQIKLLGPDRQIDPRTLSEEWNYGESPERYPIDTARLRGVLETAAKAAGWGRDLPKGRGLGLAVHYSFVTYVAVVIEVEVKDDGTVLVHKADIAVDCGPQINPERIRSQFEGACVMGLGNAVLGEISFKDGKVQQDNFHMYEVARMSLAPKEVAVHLVTPPGTVPLGGVGEPGVPPIAPALCNAIFAATGKRIRSLPVRWQLQGWQQAKA, encoded by the coding sequence ATGAACCAGTTGCCTAGCGATTTCGCCCTGAGCAACCTCAGTCGACGGGGTTTCCTCAAAGGGCTGGGTGCTACCGGCGCGTTGGTGCTGGCGGCCAGTTGGGGCTGGCAGGATGCACTCGCCGAAGGCAAGCAGTTCGGTGCCGACGGCATGCCCAACGGCTGGGTCGATGATCCCAAGGTCTATGTGAGCATCGCCAGCGATGGCCGAGTGACCGTGGTGTGCAACCGTTCGGAAATGGGCCAGGGCGTGCGCACCAGTCTGAGCATGGTGGTGGCGGACGAGTTGGAGGCCGATTGGGCCCAGGTCAGTGTGCGTCAGGCGCCGGGTGATGAGGTGCGCTTCGGTAACCAGGACACCGACGGCTCACGCAGCATGCGTCATTGGTACGAGCCGATGCGGCGTTGCGGTGCCGCGGCGCGCAGCATGCTGGAGCAGGCGGCAGCCGATCAGTGGCAAGTGCCGGTCGGCGAGTGCCGCGCGCAATTGCACAAAGTGGTTCACCAACCTTCCGGGCGTGAGCTCGGCTATGGCGCGCTCGCCGAAGCGGCTGCGGCTTTGCCGGTTCCGGCGCGCGACAGCCTGCGACTCAAGCAACCCGGGGAGTTTCGCTACATCGGCAAGGAGTCGGTGCGGGCGATCGATGGCGAGGATATCGTCAACGGGCGCGCGGTCTACGGCGCGGACGTGCACTTTGAAGGCATGCTTTTTGCCACCGTGGCCCGCCCTGCGGTGTACGGCGGCACAGTGAAATCCTTCGATGCCAGCGCGGCGATAAAAGTCCCGGGGGTGATCAAGGTCATGCAGATCGAAAGCCGGCCCATTCCTTCCGAGTTCCAGCCACTGGGCGGGATTGCCGTAGTTGCCAGCAATACCTGGGCGGCAATCAAGGGCCGAGAGGCGCTGAAGATTGTCTGGAATGATGGCCCCAACGCTGGATACGATTCGATTGCCTACCGCAAGGAGCTGGAATCCGCCTCACTGAAGCCGGGCAAAGTGGTGCGCAGCACCGGCAATATCGATGAGGCGCTGAATGCGGCTGACAGCGTCCTGGAGGCGAGTTACTACCTGCCGCACCTGGCGCAGTCGCCCATGGAGCCGATGGTTGCGGTGGCCCGTTTCAAGGACGGTCATTGCGAAGCCTGGGCGCCGAGCCAGGCCCCTCAGGTCACCCGTGAGCGCATCGCTGAACGGCTGGGGATCGCCTTCGACAAGGTCACGGTCAATGTCACTCTGCTGGGCGGTGGTTTCGGCCGCAAGTCCAAGCCAGACTTCGTCCTTGAGGCGGCGATCCTGGCCAAGGCCTTTCCCGGCAAGGCGCTGCGGGTGCAATGGACCCGTGAAGACGACATTCATAACTCCTACTTTCATACGGTATCGGTCGAATACCTCAAGGCCAGCCTGAACAAGGACGGCATGCCCTCGGGCTGGTTGCACCGTACTGTAGCGCCGAGTATCACCGCGTTGTTTGCACCCGGGATGAATCATGAGGCAGCTTTCGAGCTGGGCATGGGTTTTACCAACATGGCCTACGCGATTCCCAACGTGCGCCTGGAGAATCCGGAAGCCGCAGCGCATACCCGGGTCGGCTGGTATCGCTCGGTGTCGAACATTCCCCATGGCTTCGCGATCCAGAGCTTTGTCGATGAGCTGGCGCACAAGGCCGGCCAGGACCCTTTGAAATATCAGATCAAGCTGTTGGGGCCTGATCGTCAGATCGATCCGCGCACGCTGAGCGAGGAGTGGAACTACGGCGAATCCCCCGAGCGTTACCCGATCGATACCGCGCGCCTGCGTGGCGTGCTGGAAACCGCTGCCAAGGCCGCGGGCTGGGGGCGTGATCTGCCCAAGGGGCGCGGGTTGGGATTGGCGGTACATTATAGCTTCGTGACCTATGTGGCGGTGGTCATCGAGGTCGAGGTCAAGGATGATGGCACCGTGCTCGTGCACAAGGCTGACATCGCCGTGGACTGCGGCCCGCAGATCAATCCCGAACGTATCCGTTCGCAGTTCGAAGGCGCCTGTGTGATGGGCCTGGGCAATGCGGTGCTGGGGGAAATCAGCTTCAAGGACGGCAAGGTCCAGCAGGACAACTTCCATATGTACGAAGTGGCGCGCATGTCGTTGGCGCCCAAGGAAGTGGCGGTGCACCTGGTGACGCCGCCAGGCACTGTGCCTTTGGGTGGCGTTGGCGAGCCGGGCGTACCGCCGATTGCCCCAGCGCTGTGCAATGCGATTTTTGCCGCGACCGGCAAGCGTATTCGCAGTTTGCCGGTGCGTTGGCAGTTGCAGGGCTGGCAGCAGGCCAAGGCGTGA
- a CDS encoding Trm112 family protein: MDTKLLDILACPICKGPLKLSADKTELISKGAGLAFPIRDGIPVMLETEARTLTAEERLDK, encoded by the coding sequence ATGGACACCAAATTGCTCGATATCCTCGCCTGCCCGATCTGCAAGGGCCCGCTCAAACTCAGCGCCGATAAAACCGAACTGATCAGCAAGGGCGCCGGCCTGGCATTTCCGATCCGTGATGGCATTCCGGTCATGCTGGAAACTGAAGCCCGTACCTTGACTGCCGAAGAGCGTCTGGATAAATGA
- the kdsB gene encoding 3-deoxy-manno-octulosonate cytidylyltransferase, translating into MTTPFTVVIPSRFASTRLPGKPLQMIAGKPMVQHVWEQARKSSAERVVIATDDARIVAACEAFGAEVVMTRVEHNSGTDRLAEVSTQLGLAPDAIVVNVQGDEPLIPPSVIDQVAANLAAHAEAGMATLAEPIEDLETLFNPNVVKVVSDLNGLALTFSRATLPWARDQFAKSREQLPEGVPYRRHIGIYAYRAGFLHDFVSWGPCWLEDTECLEQLRALWHGVRIHVADALIAPPPGVDTPEDLERVRRLLEA; encoded by the coding sequence ATGACTACGCCGTTCACCGTGGTCATTCCATCGCGCTTTGCCTCGACCCGCCTGCCAGGCAAGCCCTTGCAGATGATCGCGGGCAAGCCGATGGTCCAGCACGTCTGGGAACAGGCGCGCAAAAGCAGCGCCGAGCGCGTGGTGATCGCCACTGACGATGCACGCATTGTCGCTGCCTGCGAGGCGTTTGGCGCCGAGGTGGTGATGACCCGGGTCGAGCACAACTCCGGGACTGACCGCCTGGCCGAAGTCTCCACGCAACTGGGGCTGGCGCCGGACGCGATCGTGGTCAACGTGCAGGGCGACGAACCGTTGATCCCGCCGAGCGTGATCGACCAGGTGGCGGCCAATCTGGCGGCGCATGCCGAGGCGGGCATGGCTACCCTGGCTGAGCCGATCGAGGACCTGGAAACCCTGTTCAACCCTAACGTGGTCAAGGTCGTCAGCGACCTCAATGGCCTGGCGCTGACCTTCAGTCGCGCCACCCTGCCATGGGCGCGCGACCAGTTCGCGAAAAGCCGCGAGCAATTGCCCGAAGGCGTGCCATACCGTCGTCACATCGGTATCTACGCCTACCGCGCCGGCTTCCTGCACGACTTCGTCAGCTGGGGCCCGTGCTGGCTGGAAGACACTGAATGCCTGGAGCAACTGCGGGCGCTTTGGCATGGCGTGCGGATCCATGTCGCCGACGCGTTGATTGCGCCGCCGCCGGGTGTCGATACGCCGGAAGACCTCGAGCGCGTTCGCCGGCTACTGGAGGCCTGA
- the rne gene encoding ribonuclease E — MKRMLINATQPEELRVALVDGQRLYDLDIESGAREQKKANIYKGRITRIEPSLEAAFVDFGSERHGFLPLKEISREYFKKAPEGRVNIKDVLSEGQEVIVQVEKEERGNKGAALTTFISLAGRYLVLMPNNPRAGGISRRIEGEERNELREALNGLVAPADMGLIVRTAGLGRSSEEMQWDLDYLLQLWTAIKEASLDRSAPFLIYQESNVIIRAIRDYLRQDIGEVLIDSVEAQDEALTFIRQVMPQYASKIKLYEDSVPLFNRFQIESQIETAFQRVVELPSGGSIVIDPTEALVSIDINSARATKGSDIEETALQTNLEAAEEIARQLRLRDIGGLIVIDFIDMTPAKNQRAVEEKVRECLEADRARVQVGRISRFGLLEMSRQRLRPSLGESSGIVCPRCNGTGIIRDVESLSLAILRLIEEEALKDRTAEVRAQVPIPVAAFLLNEKRNSITKIELRTRARIVILPNDHLETPHFEVQRLRDDSPEAANNQSSYEIAAAAAEVEEVQPAAATRTLVRQEAAVKTAPARANAPVPSEVVAAPAAAPAVAPEPSLFKGLVKSLVSLFASKEEPAAPVVVEKPVVERPARNEERRNGRQQSRNRNGRRDEERKPREERAPREERAPREPREERQPRELREETPAVAREERAPRAPREERAPRPPREDRKPRGEREERPVRELREPLDAAPAVAAAAATSAVAATEERPARQPREERAPRPPREERQPRTEQAAAAVAEEELPGNEEQLSEEGQDGAEGDRPRRRSRGQRRRSNRRERQRDANGNVIEGSEDSEGNEEPTGAELAAGLAVTAAVASSVISAPAEAEAHQQAERATATVAEEAVQETAQVEAPVVEATTPVEAPVAPVVEVAPVVEAQPQVAAVTEAPVVAAEPTVEAPVVESPAFEKAPEVREEQTAFNWVAEPVVAEPAVTEPVAVEPVAAEVPAPVAEAVVEPVVVAAEPEPVAVQAPVVEEVAAPAVEVAPAIVLTENGRAPNDPREVRRRKREAERLQKEAELAAAAAPAAVVEAVEAAPAPAIDETLRSVEEVVEQHPEALEKEHEPKPLA, encoded by the coding sequence ATGAAAAGAATGCTGATTAACGCAACTCAACCCGAAGAGTTGCGTGTTGCACTGGTAGATGGCCAGCGCCTCTACGACCTGGACATCGAATCCGGTGCACGCGAGCAGAAGAAGGCCAACATTTATAAAGGCCGAATTACTCGTATCGAACCAAGCCTTGAGGCTGCCTTTGTCGATTTCGGCTCTGAGCGCCACGGCTTCCTGCCACTCAAAGAAATCTCCCGCGAATACTTCAAGAAAGCCCCTGAAGGCCGCGTCAACATCAAGGACGTCCTGAGCGAAGGCCAGGAAGTTATCGTTCAGGTCGAAAAAGAAGAACGTGGCAACAAGGGCGCCGCCCTGACCACCTTCATCAGCCTGGCCGGTCGCTATCTGGTACTGATGCCGAACAACCCGCGTGCCGGTGGTATCTCCCGTCGCATCGAAGGTGAAGAGCGCAACGAACTGCGCGAAGCCCTGAACGGTCTGGTTGCCCCGGCCGACATGGGTCTGATCGTGCGCACTGCCGGCCTTGGCCGCAGCAGCGAAGAAATGCAGTGGGACCTCGATTACCTGCTGCAACTGTGGACCGCCATCAAGGAAGCGTCCCTGGATCGTTCCGCGCCGTTCCTGATCTACCAGGAAAGCAACGTAATCATCCGTGCAATCCGCGACTACCTGCGCCAGGACATCGGCGAAGTACTGATCGACAGCGTTGAAGCCCAGGACGAAGCCCTGACCTTCATCCGCCAGGTGATGCCGCAGTACGCCAGCAAGATCAAGCTGTACGAAGACAGCGTTCCGCTGTTCAATCGCTTCCAGATCGAAAGCCAGATCGAAACCGCCTTCCAGCGCGTCGTTGAACTGCCTTCCGGTGGCTCCATCGTTATCGACCCGACCGAAGCCCTGGTGTCCATCGACATCAACTCGGCACGCGCCACCAAAGGCAGCGATATCGAAGAAACCGCCCTGCAGACCAACCTTGAAGCCGCCGAAGAAATCGCCCGTCAGTTGCGCCTGCGCGACATCGGCGGCCTGATCGTCATCGACTTCATCGACATGACCCCCGCCAAGAACCAGCGCGCCGTGGAAGAAAAAGTCCGCGAATGCCTGGAAGCCGACCGCGCCCGCGTGCAAGTGGGTCGCATTTCGCGCTTCGGCCTACTGGAAATGTCCCGTCAGCGCCTGCGTCCATCCCTGGGCGAAAGCAGCGGCATTGTCTGCCCGCGCTGCAACGGCACCGGCATCATCCGTGACGTTGAATCGCTGTCTCTGGCAATCCTGCGCCTGATCGAAGAAGAAGCCCTGAAAGACCGTACTGCCGAAGTACGCGCCCAGGTGCCAATCCCGGTCGCCGCGTTCCTGCTCAACGAAAAACGCAACTCGATCACCAAGATCGAACTGCGTACCCGTGCGCGCATCGTCATTCTGCCGAACGATCACCTCGAAACCCCGCATTTCGAAGTTCAGCGCCTGCGTGATGACAGCCCGGAAGCGGCCAACAACCAGTCCAGCTACGAAATCGCTGCGGCCGCTGCCGAAGTCGAAGAAGTCCAGCCAGCTGCGGCCACCCGCACCCTGGTTCGCCAGGAAGCCGCGGTGAAGACCGCTCCAGCCCGCGCCAACGCTCCGGTCCCGAGCGAAGTGGTTGCCGCACCGGCTGCCGCCCCTGCCGTCGCGCCGGAGCCAAGCCTGTTCAAGGGCCTGGTGAAGTCGCTGGTCAGCCTGTTCGCCTCCAAGGAAGAGCCAGCGGCTCCGGTTGTGGTCGAGAAGCCTGTCGTCGAGCGCCCGGCGCGCAACGAAGAACGCCGCAACGGTCGCCAGCAAAGCCGCAACCGCAACGGTCGTCGCGATGAAGAGCGCAAGCCACGTGAAGAGCGCGCTCCTCGTGAAGAACGGGCTCCACGCGAGCCGCGCGAAGAGCGCCAACCCCGCGAACTGCGCGAAGAAACTCCAGCCGTAGCCCGTGAAGAACGCGCGCCGCGTGCGCCGCGCGAAGAGCGTGCGCCACGTCCACCGCGTGAGGATCGCAAGCCGCGTGGCGAGCGTGAAGAGCGTCCGGTACGTGAACTGCGTGAGCCGCTGGACGCTGCGCCAGCCGTTGCTGCTGCCGCTGCCACCAGCGCTGTCGCCGCTACTGAAGAGCGTCCAGCTCGCCAGCCGCGTGAAGAGCGCGCGCCACGCCCACCGCGTGAAGAGCGTCAGCCACGCACTGAACAGGCGGCTGCCGCTGTTGCCGAAGAAGAATTGCCAGGCAACGAAGAGCAGCTGTCCGAAGAGGGTCAAGACGGCGCCGAAGGCGATCGTCCACGCCGTCGCTCCCGTGGCCAGCGTCGTCGCAGCAACCGTCGCGAGCGTCAACGCGATGCCAACGGTAACGTGATCGAAGGCTCGGAAGACTCCGAGGGTAACGAAGAGCCGACTGGCGCTGAACTGGCTGCCGGTCTTGCGGTAACTGCCGCCGTGGCCAGCAGCGTGATCAGCGCTCCAGCCGAAGCCGAGGCCCATCAGCAGGCTGAACGCGCAACCGCTACCGTTGCTGAAGAAGCTGTGCAGGAAACTGCTCAGGTTGAAGCACCTGTCGTTGAAGCCACCACGCCAGTCGAAGCTCCTGTAGCGCCGGTGGTCGAGGTTGCTCCAGTGGTCGAAGCGCAACCACAAGTCGCAGCCGTGACTGAAGCGCCGGTTGTCGCTGCAGAGCCTACTGTTGAAGCGCCAGTTGTTGAATCGCCAGCGTTTGAAAAAGCGCCTGAAGTTCGCGAAGAGCAAACTGCGTTCAACTGGGTTGCCGAGCCGGTAGTTGCCGAGCCAGCGGTCACTGAACCTGTTGCTGTCGAGCCAGTAGCTGCCGAGGTGCCTGCACCCGTGGCTGAAGCGGTCGTCGAGCCGGTAGTGGTTGCTGCCGAACCTGAGCCTGTTGCAGTCCAAGCGCCTGTCGTTGAGGAAGTGGCTGCCCCGGCTGTCGAAGTCGCACCTGCCATCGTCCTGACCGAGAATGGCCGCGCCCCGAACGACCCACGTGAAGTGCGTCGCCGCAAGCGCGAAGCCGAACGCCTGCAGAAGGAAGCCGAACTGGCTGCCGCTGCCGCTCCGGCTGCCGTTGTCGAGGCCGTTGAAGCTGCACCCGCCCCAGCCATCGACGAAACCCTGCGCTCCGTCGAAGAAGTGGTAGAGCAACACCCTGAGGCCCTGGAAAAAGAGCACGAGCCTAAACCGCTCGCCTGA
- a CDS encoding HAD-IA family hydrolase — protein sequence MRNDYKLLIFDWDGTLADSIGRIVEAMHVASQRSGFDLCEDLAVKGIIGLGLPEAIRTLYPQISDAELVAFRQHYADHYIALEAEPSPLFDGVVESLAAFRDQGYHLAVATGKARRGLDRVLKSHGWEDYFDITRAADETASKPHPLMLEQILAHCAVRPEQALMVGDSSFDLQMARNAGVPSVAVSYGAQSIDALRAFEPQLAIDHFSQLRTWLGRQV from the coding sequence GTGCGGAATGACTACAAGCTGCTGATTTTCGACTGGGATGGCACCTTGGCCGATTCCATCGGGCGGATTGTCGAGGCGATGCATGTCGCCTCGCAGCGCTCGGGTTTCGACCTGTGCGAGGATCTGGCGGTGAAGGGCATCATCGGTCTGGGATTGCCGGAGGCGATTCGCACTTTGTATCCACAAATCAGCGATGCCGAGCTGGTGGCCTTCCGTCAGCACTACGCCGATCACTACATTGCCCTCGAGGCTGAGCCCTCGCCGCTGTTCGACGGCGTGGTCGAGTCGCTGGCAGCGTTCCGCGACCAGGGTTATCACCTGGCGGTCGCCACCGGCAAGGCCCGTCGTGGTCTGGATCGGGTGCTCAAATCCCATGGTTGGGAAGATTATTTCGATATCACCCGCGCTGCCGACGAAACGGCGAGCAAACCGCACCCCTTGATGCTGGAGCAGATTCTTGCCCATTGCGCGGTGCGCCCCGAGCAGGCGCTGATGGTCGGGGATTCCTCGTTCGACCTGCAGATGGCCCGCAACGCCGGGGTGCCGTCGGTGGCGGTCAGCTACGGTGCCCAGTCAATCGACGCCTTGCGCGCCTTCGAACCGCAACTGGCGATCGATCATTTTTCACAATTGCGTACCTGGCTGGGTCGGCAGGTCTAA
- a CDS encoding nucleotidyltransferase family protein, giving the protein MGAVKPGLGAIILAAGQGSRYRQVAGADQDKLLALCKGRDGVVRPVIEQTLRNLPPSLERRLLVTTADRPEVARLARAHGCEVCVLASTGMGDSIAAAVAACPDLDGWLVLLGDMPFVLPESISRVAAQVMDATISVPVRAGELGHPVGFGASFAKALMGLSGDRGAKALFATARVVQVPVEDPGVLWDVDVPQALVFPGV; this is encoded by the coding sequence ATGGGCGCCGTCAAGCCAGGGCTGGGCGCGATCATTCTTGCGGCGGGGCAGGGCAGTCGCTATCGGCAGGTGGCCGGAGCGGACCAGGACAAGCTGCTGGCCTTGTGCAAGGGGCGCGACGGGGTGGTGCGTCCGGTGATCGAACAAACCTTGCGCAACCTGCCGCCAAGTCTCGAGCGGCGTCTGCTGGTGACCACGGCAGACCGCCCTGAGGTGGCGCGGTTGGCGCGCGCTCATGGCTGTGAGGTGTGCGTGTTGGCATCGACCGGCATGGGCGACAGCATTGCGGCGGCGGTGGCGGCGTGCCCCGACCTCGATGGCTGGCTGGTGCTGCTGGGGGATATGCCGTTTGTCTTGCCAGAAAGCATCAGTCGCGTGGCAGCGCAGGTCATGGACGCTACCATCAGCGTGCCGGTGCGGGCCGGAGAATTGGGGCATCCGGTGGGGTTTGGCGCTTCGTTCGCCAAGGCCCTGATGGGGCTGTCGGGAGATCGCGGCGCCAAGGCGTTGTTTGCCACGGCCAGGGTGGTGCAGGTGCCGGTGGAGGATCCCGGGGTGCTGTGGGATGTGGATGTGCCGCAGGCGTTGGTTTTCCCTGGCGTGTAG
- the rluC gene encoding 23S rRNA pseudouridine(955/2504/2580) synthase RluC, whose amino-acid sequence MTTTAPPTPGVQLLEVSPEYAGQRIDNFLLARLKGVPKTLIYRILRKGEVRVNKGRIKPEYKLQAGDIVRVPPVRVPERDEPVPLAQGLLQRLEASIVFEDKALIVINKPAGIAVHGGSGLNFGVIEAFRQLRPDTKELELVHRLDRDTSGLLMIAKKRSMLRHLHTALRGDGVDKRYMALVRGRWETAVKQVRAPLLKSNLRSGERMVEVNEEGKEALTVFKVLRRFGDFATMVEAKPVTGRTHQIRVHTLHAGHSIAGDTKYGDEDFSKEIRELGGKRLFLHAYMLTVPLPDGGELKLQAPVDEMWAKTVERLSAE is encoded by the coding sequence ATGACGACTACTGCCCCCCCGACCCCTGGCGTACAACTGCTCGAGGTCTCGCCGGAATATGCCGGCCAACGTATTGACAACTTCCTTCTCGCTCGGCTCAAAGGCGTGCCCAAGACCTTGATTTACCGCATTTTGCGTAAAGGCGAAGTGCGTGTGAACAAGGGGCGGATCAAGCCCGAGTACAAGCTGCAGGCGGGCGACATCGTGCGCGTGCCGCCGGTGCGTGTGCCCGAGCGTGACGAGCCGGTGCCTCTGGCCCAGGGTTTGTTGCAGCGCCTGGAAGCCTCGATTGTCTTCGAAGACAAGGCCCTGATCGTGATCAACAAGCCCGCCGGGATTGCTGTTCACGGTGGCAGTGGCTTGAATTTCGGGGTGATCGAAGCCTTCCGCCAGCTGCGCCCGGACACCAAGGAGTTGGAGTTGGTCCACCGCCTTGATCGGGATACCTCCGGTCTATTGATGATCGCCAAGAAGCGCAGCATGTTGCGCCATCTGCACACTGCCCTGCGCGGCGATGGCGTCGACAAGCGCTACATGGCATTGGTCCGTGGGCGCTGGGAGACCGCGGTCAAGCAGGTGCGTGCGCCGCTGCTCAAGAGCAATCTGCGTTCCGGCGAGCGCATGGTTGAAGTCAATGAAGAGGGCAAAGAGGCCCTCACGGTATTCAAGGTGCTGCGCCGTTTCGGCGATTTTGCCACCATGGTCGAAGCCAAGCCGGTGACCGGTCGCACCCACCAGATTCGCGTGCACACTCTGCATGCCGGCCATAGTATTGCCGGTGATACCAAGTACGGCGATGAAGATTTCAGCAAGGAAATTCGCGAGCTGGGCGGTAAGCGCCTGTTTCTGCACGCCTACATGCTGACGGTGCCGCTGCCCGACGGCGGTGAACTCAAGCTGCAGGCGCCAGTGGACGAAATGTGGGCCAAGACCGTGGAGCGCCTGAGTGCGGAATGA
- a CDS encoding low molecular weight protein-tyrosine-phosphatase, with translation MRVLFVCLGNICRSPTAEGVLRHKLRAAGLAERIEVASAGTGDWHVGNPPDKRSQAAALRRGYDLSAQRAQQVTRADFSSSDLILAMDQSNLRNLKALQPAQGKAELDLFLRRYAASVDEVPDPYYDGEHGFEQVLDLIEQACDALVIELKGRL, from the coding sequence ATGCGGGTTCTGTTTGTCTGCCTGGGCAACATCTGTCGCTCACCAACGGCCGAAGGCGTGCTGCGCCACAAGCTGCGCGCGGCCGGGCTGGCCGAGCGCATCGAGGTGGCATCCGCCGGGACCGGCGATTGGCATGTTGGCAATCCGCCGGACAAGCGCAGCCAGGCCGCTGCGTTGCGCCGCGGTTACGATCTGTCGGCGCAACGTGCTCAACAGGTGACGCGCGCCGACTTTTCCAGCAGTGACTTGATCCTGGCCATGGACCAGAGCAATTTGCGCAACCTCAAGGCCCTGCAACCGGCCCAGGGCAAGGCCGAACTGGACCTGTTCCTGCGCCGTTACGCCGCGAGCGTGGACGAAGTGCCGGATCCTTATTACGACGGCGAGCATGGTTTCGAACAGGTACTGGACCTGATCGAGCAAGCTTGCGACGCGCTGGTGATCGAATTGAAAGGACGTTTATGA